A stretch of Channa argus isolate prfri chromosome 16, Channa argus male v1.0, whole genome shotgun sequence DNA encodes these proteins:
- the lgmn gene encoding legumain, whose translation MYPSVLFALLGLSLGLVNAFPSQEPDGGKHWVVLVAGSNGWYNYRHQADVCHAYQIVHNNGIPDEQIVVMMYDDLSQNEENPTPGIVINRPNGTDVYKGVPKDYIGDDVTPQNFLAVLKGDSSKIKGGSGKVLKSGPKDHVFVYFTDHGAPGILAFPNDELHVEDLQETITYMHKNKKYKKMVFYIEACESGSMMTHLPTNIDVYATTAANDHESSYACYYDEKRQTYLGDWYSVNWMEDSDAEDLTKETLLKQFKIVKNHTNTSHVQQFGNKTLAHMKVVEFQGNHKADSPPAPPMTLQPVTNLDLTPSPDVPLAILKRKMMASNDIRSARGLLMEINTHFKVREAMAEITHQIVEKVTGDKFKAEEVLNDRADLTQHQCYRAAVKHYKYNCFNWNKPEYEYALRHLYALVNLCERGYTADSILLAMDSVCKPNKKNGFFL comes from the exons atgtatCCATCAGTCCTCTTCGCCCTGCTCGGCCTGAGTCTGGGGTTGGTGAATGCATTCCCCTCACAGGAGCCAGACGGTGGAAAACACTGGGTGGTTCTCGTAGCGGGCTCCAATGGGTGGTACAACTACAGGCACCAG GCTGATGTTTGCCATGCCTACCAGATTGTTCACAATAACGGCATCCCAGATGAGCAGATTGTGGTCATGATGTATGATGACTTGTCTCAAAATGAAGA AAACCCCACGCCTGGCATAGTGATCAACAGGCCAAATGGTACAGATGTTTACAAGGGAGTTCCTAAAGACTACATTGGGGAT gatgTGACCCCACAAAATTTTCTGGCTGTACTGAAGGGTGACTCCTCAAAAATCAAAGGTGGCTCAGGAAAAGTGTTGAAGAG TGGTCCCAAAGATCATGTGTTTGTCTACTTCACTGACCACGGGGCACCTGGTATTCTGGCATTTCCTAATGATGAG CTCCATGTTGAAGACCTCCAAGAAACCATtacatacatgcacaaaaataaaaaatacaaaaag ATGGTGTTCTACATTGAGGCATGTGAGTCTGGGTCAATGATGACACATCTGCCTACTAACATTGATG TGTATGCCACCACAGCCGCCAACGATCATGAGTCCTCTTACGCCTGCTATTATGATGAGAAGAGGCAGACATACCTGGGTGACTGGTATAGCGTTAACTGGATGGAGGACTCTGATGCG GAAGATCTGACGAAGGAAACTTTGCTGAAGCAGTTCAAGATTGTAAagaaccacacaaacacaagccaCGTCCAGCAGTTTGGAAACAAG ACATTGGCACACATGAAGGTTGTGGAATTTCAGGGCAACCACAAAGCAGACAGCCCACCCGCTCCTCCAATGACTCTGCAGCCAGTTACAAACCTGGATCTGACCCCGAGCCCTGACGTTCCTCTTGCTATCCTCAAGAGGAAGATGATGGCCTCCAATGATATCAGGAGTGCTAGGGGCCTGTTGATGGAAATAAACACCCACTTCAAG GTCAGGGAGGCGATGGCTGAAATTACGCACCAAATAGTCGAAAAGGTGACCGGCGATAAATTCAAGGCCGAGGAGGTTCTCAATGACAGAGCTGACCTGACCCAGCATCAGTGCTACAGGGCCGCTGTTAAACACTACAAATACAACTGCTTCAACTGGAACAAACCTGAG tATGAATATGCACTGAGACATCTGTACGCTCTGGTGAACCTGTGTGAGAGAGGATACACTGCTGACAG catCCTGCTGGCCATGGACTCTGTTTGTAAACCCAATAAGAAAAATGGTTTCTTTCTGTGA
- the chp1 gene encoding calcineurin B homologous protein 1, translating to MGSRASTLLREEEIEEIKKETGFSHSQITRLYSRFTSLDKGENGTLSREDFQRIPELAINPLGDRIINAFFPEGEDQVNFRGFMRTLAHFRPIEDNEKNKNHPASEPLNSRTNKLLFAFRLYDLDRDDKISRDELLQVLRMMVGVNISDEQLGSIADRTIQEADTNGDNSISFNEFIKVLEKVDVEQKMSIRFLH from the exons ATGGGATCCAGAGCGTCCACGTTACTCCGAGAGGAAGAAATCGAAGAAATTAAGAAGGAGACTGGCT TCTCTCACAGCCAAATAACTCGTCTATACAGCCGCTTTACCAGCCTCGATAAAGGTGAAAATGGCACCCTCAG TCGAGAAGATTTCCAGAGAATCCCAGAGTTGGCTATCAACCCCTTGGGAGACAGAATCATCAATGCCTTCTTTCCTGAAGG AGAGGACCAGGTAAACTTCAGGGGCTTCATGAGGACTTTGGCTCACTTCAGACCAATCGAAGACAATGAAAAGAACAAGAATCACCCTGCCAGCGAACCTCTTAACAGCAGAACAAACAAGCTGCTCT ttGCTTTCCGTCTGTATGACCTAGACAGAGATGACAAAATCTCTCGGGATGAGCTGCTGCAG GTCTTGCGGATGATGGTCGGTGTAAACATTTCAGATGAACAACTTGGCAGCATTGCTGACAGGACCATTCAGGAGGCTGATACAAACGGAGATAACTCAATTTCCTTCAATGAATTTATTAAG GTCTTGGAAAAGGTGGATGTGGAACAGAAAATGAGCATCCGGTTCTTGCactaa